From a single Streptomyces sp. 1331.2 genomic region:
- a CDS encoding CobW family GTP-binding protein, whose product MSGVDGHPERIKLPVVVVAGLHADERRAAVEELAAAAVDAVVLRHDLRDASLGLVHRELRDAEGAFDTDDVPLTNDCPCCALREDLLPRLLEIADEGRYGLAVVELWGGSDPHPAVEVIAAGESDGRDLADVVELAGVVTAVDPDRLIAELSVPDDLVEHGEHTAAQDERTRAEALAHQIEYATTLAVPRATAHTPGLALLRQLHATARVVRLGTGTLTRAALGGFDVAAARDRVNPAIALLPQDRDEAGVATLVWERRRPLHPQRLHEALELLVPAAQRSRGRFWLANRPDLMLAWDAAGANLAVEECGPWLTSLPDAAWELYPPARRAAAALDWHPLHGDRVQQLSFTAEGLDVDGITGLLDSCLLTDAELAAGEPGWKALPDAFQDLLDPVH is encoded by the coding sequence TCGTCGCCGGCCTGCACGCCGACGAACGCCGCGCCGCCGTCGAGGAACTGGCCGCCGCCGCGGTGGACGCGGTGGTGCTGCGGCACGACCTCCGGGACGCCTCGCTCGGCCTCGTCCACCGCGAACTGCGGGACGCCGAAGGGGCGTTCGACACCGACGACGTGCCGCTGACCAACGACTGCCCGTGCTGCGCGCTGCGCGAGGACCTGCTGCCCCGGCTGCTGGAGATCGCCGACGAGGGCCGGTACGGGCTCGCCGTCGTCGAGTTGTGGGGCGGCAGCGACCCGCACCCGGCCGTCGAGGTGATCGCCGCAGGGGAGTCGGACGGCCGGGACCTGGCCGACGTCGTCGAGCTCGCGGGCGTGGTCACGGCGGTCGACCCGGACCGGCTGATCGCCGAACTCTCCGTCCCCGACGACCTGGTGGAGCACGGCGAGCACACCGCCGCCCAGGACGAGCGGACCCGCGCGGAAGCCCTCGCCCACCAGATCGAGTACGCCACCACCCTCGCCGTCCCGCGCGCCACGGCGCACACGCCGGGGCTCGCGCTGCTGCGGCAGCTCCACGCCACCGCCCGGGTGGTCCGGCTCGGCACCGGTACCCTCACCCGGGCCGCGCTCGGCGGCTTCGACGTCGCCGCCGCCCGCGACCGGGTCAACCCGGCGATCGCACTGCTGCCGCAGGACCGCGACGAGGCGGGCGTCGCCACCCTGGTCTGGGAACGCCGCCGCCCGCTGCACCCGCAGCGGCTGCACGAGGCGCTGGAACTGCTCGTCCCGGCGGCGCAGCGCAGCCGGGGCCGGTTCTGGCTGGCCAACCGGCCGGACCTGATGCTCGCCTGGGACGCCGCCGGGGCCAACCTCGCGGTCGAGGAGTGCGGGCCCTGGCTCACCTCCCTGCCCGACGCGGCCTGGGAGCTCTACCCGCCCGCGCGGCGGGCGGCCGCCGCCCTCGACTGGCACCCCCTGCACGGCGACCGGGTGCAGCAGCTCAGCTTCACCGCGGAGGGGCTGGACGTCGACGGCATCACCGGCCTGCTCGACTCCTGCCTGCTCACCGACGCCGAACTCGCCGCCGGCGAACCCGGCTGGAAGGCCCTGCCGGACGCCTTCCAGGACCTGCTCGACCCCGTCCACTGA
- the rpsR gene encoding 30S ribosomal protein S18 yields the protein MRKTTAPPKHRPNPLLAAGIEYIDYKDTDLLRRFVSDRGKIRSRRVTRLTVRQQRAMARAIRNAREMALLPYTSGPTR from the coding sequence ATGCGCAAAACGACCGCCCCGCCGAAGCACCGGCCCAACCCGCTGCTCGCGGCGGGCATCGAGTACATCGACTACAAGGACACCGACCTGCTGCGCCGCTTCGTCTCGGACCGGGGGAAGATCCGCAGCCGCCGCGTCACCCGCCTCACCGTCCGGCAGCAGCGGGCTATGGCCCGGGCGATCAGGAACGCCCGCGAGATGGCCCTCCTCCCGTACACCTCCGGTCCCACCCGATAG
- the rpmF gene encoding 50S ribosomal protein L32, producing MAVPKRKTSRSNTRHRRAQWKATPPRLVPITVDGRELLVPQNLVPAYRRGLIGPGEV from the coding sequence ATGGCCGTACCCAAGCGCAAGACCTCCCGCAGCAACACCCGGCACCGCCGGGCCCAGTGGAAGGCGACGCCGCCGAGGCTCGTCCCGATCACGGTCGACGGCCGCGAGCTGCTCGTCCCGCAGAACCTCGTCCCGGCCTACCGGCGCGGGCTGATCGGACCGGGGGAGGTGTAG
- a CDS encoding M24 family metallopeptidase, whose protein sequence is MADAYAGRRERVREHCSAAGADAALITRAANVRYLTGCAPCGATLLLTRERALLAVPDDLPPDDSGEHLIAPDVTQLPVSAGADTALAAAAAAAGFGVTGLAVEEHDLTVSRHRAVAGLAGRARLADLGQVVERLRVVKDEHEIADLRIAAEIADQALGELLESILVGRTERHLAMELERRMIDHGADRASFPVSVGTGSHSGQAAHQPTDRRVEEGDFLTVVMGAQYRGYGVSTARTFVIGAAPAPWQVELHRLVFRAQRAGREALGPGVEQCVPDRAARQVLEAAGHTEASPHPVGHGIGLEIREAPRLGPSDMGKLDSRVPVTVGPGVHLPGKGGVRIEDTLVVRPLEEGGPELLTITTKELLAL, encoded by the coding sequence ATGGCGGATGCGTACGCGGGGCGGCGGGAGCGGGTGAGGGAGCACTGCAGCGCGGCCGGGGCCGATGCGGCGCTGATCACCCGGGCGGCGAACGTGCGGTATCTGACGGGCTGCGCCCCCTGCGGGGCGACCCTGCTGCTGACCAGGGAACGCGCGCTGCTCGCGGTCCCGGACGACCTGCCGCCGGACGACTCCGGGGAGCACCTGATCGCCCCGGACGTGACGCAGCTGCCGGTCTCGGCGGGGGCGGACACCGCGCTGGCCGCGGCGGCCGCCGCCGCGGGCTTCGGGGTGACGGGCCTCGCCGTGGAGGAGCACGACCTGACCGTCAGCCGGCACCGGGCGGTGGCGGGCCTGGCCGGGCGGGCCCGGCTGGCCGACCTGGGGCAGGTGGTCGAGCGGCTGCGGGTGGTCAAGGACGAGCACGAGATCGCCGACCTGCGGATCGCGGCCGAGATCGCCGACCAGGCGCTCGGCGAGCTGCTGGAGTCGATCCTGGTCGGCCGCACCGAGCGGCACCTGGCGATGGAGCTGGAGCGCCGGATGATCGACCACGGCGCCGACCGGGCTTCCTTCCCGGTCTCGGTCGGCACCGGCAGCCACTCCGGCCAGGCCGCCCACCAGCCGACCGACCGCCGGGTGGAGGAGGGCGACTTCCTGACCGTGGTGATGGGCGCCCAGTACCGCGGCTACGGCGTCTCCACCGCCCGGACCTTCGTGATCGGGGCCGCCCCCGCACCCTGGCAGGTGGAGCTGCACCGGCTGGTCTTCCGCGCCCAGCGGGCCGGCCGGGAGGCGCTCGGACCGGGCGTGGAGCAGTGCGTACCCGACCGGGCCGCCCGCCAGGTCCTGGAGGCGGCGGGGCACACCGAGGCCTCGCCGCACCCGGTGGGGCACGGCATCGGGCTGGAGATCCGGGAGGCGCCGCGCCTCGGTCCGTCGGACATGGGTAAACTGGACAGCCGCGTGCCGGTCACCGTCGGCCCAGGGGTCCACCTCCCGGGCAAGGGCGGGGTCCGGATCGAGGACACGCTCGTCGTGCGCCCCCTCGAAGAGGGCGGGCCCGAGCTGCTCACCATCACCACCAAGGAGCTCCTCGCCCTGTGA
- the efp gene encoding elongation factor P, protein MASTNDLKNGMVLKLEGGKLWSVVEFQHVKPGKGPAFVRTKLKEVLTGKVVDKTFNAGTKVETANVDKRGMQFSYKDGENFVFMDMDTYDQITVEPAVVGDAAKYLLEGFEALVATNEGAVLYIELPAAVELTIAETEPGVQGDRSTGGTKPATLETGAEIQVPLFVTTGEKVKVDTRDGSYLGRVK, encoded by the coding sequence GTGGCTTCCACGAACGATCTCAAGAACGGCATGGTCCTCAAGCTGGAGGGCGGCAAGCTCTGGTCCGTCGTCGAGTTCCAGCACGTCAAGCCCGGCAAGGGCCCGGCCTTCGTGCGTACGAAGCTCAAGGAGGTCCTGACGGGCAAGGTCGTCGACAAGACCTTCAACGCCGGGACCAAGGTCGAGACCGCCAACGTCGACAAGCGCGGCATGCAGTTCTCGTACAAGGACGGCGAGAACTTCGTGTTCATGGACATGGACACCTACGACCAGATCACGGTCGAGCCGGCCGTCGTCGGCGACGCCGCCAAGTACCTGCTGGAGGGCTTCGAGGCCCTGGTCGCCACCAACGAGGGCGCCGTCCTGTACATCGAGCTCCCGGCCGCGGTCGAGCTGACCATCGCCGAGACCGAGCCGGGCGTCCAGGGCGACCGCTCCACCGGTGGCACCAAGCCGGCCACCCTGGAGACCGGTGCCGAGATCCAGGTCCCGCTCTTCGTCACCACCGGCGAGAAGGTCAAGGTCGACACCCGCGACGGCAGCTACCTCGGCCGGGTGAAGTAA
- the nusB gene encoding transcription antitermination factor NusB, protein MSAARSKARTRAFQILFEADHRGVDPQQVLADWVARAREPKPDEGTPQVAEYTMELIEGYVQHARRIDDLISQYAVGWTLDRMPIVDRNVLRLGAYELIWEDGVPDAVVLDEAVEIAKEFSTDDSPAFVNGMLARFQELKPSIRR, encoded by the coding sequence GTGTCGGCCGCACGCAGCAAGGCCCGTACCCGGGCCTTCCAGATCCTCTTCGAGGCCGACCACCGCGGGGTCGACCCGCAGCAGGTCCTCGCCGACTGGGTGGCCCGCGCCCGCGAGCCCAAGCCCGACGAGGGCACCCCCCAGGTGGCCGAGTACACCATGGAGCTGATCGAGGGGTACGTCCAGCACGCCCGTCGCATCGACGACCTGATCTCGCAGTACGCCGTGGGCTGGACCCTCGACCGGATGCCGATCGTGGACCGCAACGTCCTGCGGCTCGGCGCGTACGAGCTGATCTGGGAGGACGGCGTCCCGGACGCGGTCGTCCTGGACGAGGCCGTCGAGATCGCCAAGGAGTTCTCCACGGACGACTCCCCGGCCTTCGTGAACGGCATGCTCGCCCGCTTCCAGGAGCTGAAGCCGAGCATCCGCCGGTAG
- a CDS encoding thioesterase family protein, with amino-acid sequence MTTAIRSEFDQGIALTRHPEEPGRYEAELGAGWQIGGGVNGGLLLAVAGHALSLEHGTHPDPVSISGYYLSASTPGPATVRTEVLRSGRGLSTGTASLSQDGVERLRVVASHGDLSTTDGEVRTSAVPPQLPPPEQCIGVEHAPKELIAQAALLERFDLRLDPATVGWALGQPSGKGRIQGWFRLADGRDPDPLLLLLVADALPPVTFDLGMPGWAPTVELTVHLRARPVPGWLRVTHATRNLAGGYFEEDAEVWDESGRLVAQSRQLARVPR; translated from the coding sequence ATGACCACCGCGATCCGCAGCGAGTTCGACCAGGGCATCGCCCTGACCAGACATCCCGAGGAGCCCGGCCGCTACGAGGCCGAGCTCGGCGCCGGCTGGCAGATCGGCGGCGGGGTCAACGGCGGGCTGCTGCTCGCCGTGGCCGGACACGCGCTGTCGCTGGAACACGGCACCCACCCCGACCCGGTGTCGATCAGTGGTTACTACCTGTCCGCCTCCACCCCCGGCCCGGCCACCGTCCGCACCGAGGTGCTGCGCAGCGGCCGGGGCCTGTCCACCGGCACCGCCTCGCTCAGCCAGGACGGCGTCGAGCGGTTGCGCGTGGTGGCCAGCCACGGCGACCTCTCCACCACCGACGGCGAGGTGCGCACCAGCGCCGTGCCGCCGCAGCTGCCGCCGCCGGAGCAGTGCATCGGCGTGGAGCACGCGCCCAAGGAGCTGATCGCCCAGGCCGCCCTGCTGGAGCGCTTCGACCTGCGGCTGGACCCGGCCACCGTCGGCTGGGCGCTCGGACAGCCCTCCGGCAAGGGGCGGATCCAGGGCTGGTTCCGGCTCGCCGACGGCCGCGACCCCGACCCGCTGCTGCTCCTGCTGGTCGCCGACGCGCTGCCCCCGGTCACCTTCGACCTGGGCATGCCGGGCTGGGCCCCGACCGTCGAGCTGACCGTCCACCTGCGCGCCAGGCCGGTCCCGGGCTGGCTGCGGGTCACCCACGCCACCCGCAACCTGGCCGGCGGGTACTTCGAGGAGGACGCCGAGGTCTGGGACGAGTCCGGTCGCCTGGTCGCGCAGTCCCGCCAGCTGGCCCGGGTGCCGCGGTAG
- the bldD gene encoding transcriptional regulator BldD, with protein MSSDYAKQLGGKLRAIRTQQGLSLHGVEEKSQGRWKAVVVGSYERGDRAVTVQRLAELAEFYGVPVQELLPGGTPGGAAEPPPRLVLDLERLTQVPSEKAGPLQRYAATIQSQRGDYNGKVLSIRQDDLRTLAVIYDQSPSILTEQLISWGVLNPDARRAVREEDAS; from the coding sequence ATGTCCAGCGACTACGCGAAGCAACTCGGAGGCAAGCTCCGAGCGATCCGCACTCAGCAGGGTCTCTCCCTGCACGGTGTCGAGGAGAAGTCCCAGGGGCGCTGGAAGGCAGTCGTCGTCGGCTCGTACGAGCGCGGCGACCGTGCGGTCACCGTGCAGCGGCTGGCCGAGCTGGCCGAGTTCTACGGCGTCCCGGTACAGGAGCTGCTGCCCGGCGGCACCCCCGGCGGCGCGGCCGAGCCGCCGCCGCGCCTGGTCCTCGACCTGGAGAGACTGACCCAGGTCCCGTCCGAGAAGGCCGGCCCGCTGCAGCGCTACGCGGCGACCATCCAGAGCCAGCGCGGCGACTACAACGGCAAGGTGCTGTCGATCCGCCAGGACGACCTGCGCACCCTGGCCGTCATCTACGACCAGTCCCCGTCGATCCTCACCGAGCAGCTGATCTCCTGGGGCGTGCTGAACCCCGACGCGCGCCGTGCGGTGCGCGAGGAGGACGCGAGCTGA
- the pyrR gene encoding bifunctional pyr operon transcriptional regulator/uracil phosphoribosyltransferase PyrR → MTAHNEPTPRPPHQVLDGTDIARVITRIAHEIVERAKGAEDVVLLGIHTRGVHLARRLHARLAQITGRDIPLGTLDITMYRDDLRLKPARALEHTEIPPGGIDGKLVVLVDDVLFSGRTIRAALDALNDIGRPRAVQLAVLVDRGHRELPIRADYVGKNLPTSLREAVQVRLSDSDGVDAVLVGDRDFTARSSQAMAAKPTEPHLPE, encoded by the coding sequence ATGACCGCACACAACGAACCGACGCCGCGGCCGCCGCACCAGGTGCTGGACGGCACGGACATCGCCCGGGTGATCACCCGGATAGCGCACGAGATCGTCGAGCGCGCCAAGGGCGCGGAGGACGTCGTGCTGCTCGGCATCCACACCAGGGGCGTCCACCTCGCCCGCCGCCTGCACGCCAGGCTGGCCCAGATCACCGGGCGCGACATCCCACTGGGCACCCTGGACATCACCATGTACCGGGACGACCTGCGGCTGAAGCCCGCCCGCGCCCTGGAGCACACCGAGATCCCGCCCGGCGGCATCGACGGCAAGCTCGTCGTCCTGGTCGACGACGTGCTCTTCTCCGGCCGCACCATCCGCGCCGCGCTCGACGCGCTCAACGACATCGGCCGGCCGCGCGCCGTCCAGCTCGCCGTCCTGGTCGACCGCGGCCACCGCGAGCTGCCGATCCGCGCCGACTACGTGGGCAAGAACCTCCCCACCTCGCTGCGCGAGGCCGTCCAGGTGCGCCTGTCCGACAGCGACGGCGTGGACGCCGTGCTGGTCGGCGACCGCGACTTCACCGCACGGTCCTCGCAGGCCATGGCCGCCAAGCCCACCGAACCGCACCTCCCGGAGTAA
- a CDS encoding aspartate carbamoyltransferase catalytic subunit, which produces MKRHLVSAADLSRDDALLILDTAEELAQLSGRAVKKLPTLRGRTVVNLFFEDSTRTKTSFEVAEKRLSADVINFSAKGSSVSKGESLKDTALTLQAMGADAVVIRHHASGAPARLAQSDWLHGSVINAGDGTHEHPTQALLDAFTMRRHLNPGAGHDLAGRRVTIVGDVLHSRVARSNVHLLATLGAQVTFVAPPTLLPIGIENWPCEISYDLDRVLPKTDALMMLRVQRERMNAAFFPTEREYSRRYGMNGLRLAQLPEHAIVMHPGPMVRGMEITAEVADSPRCTAVEQVANGVSVRMAVLYLLLGGATPADTPADAPRTDSVETAQ; this is translated from the coding sequence GTGAAGCGCCACCTCGTCTCCGCCGCCGATCTCAGCCGCGACGACGCGCTGCTGATCCTGGACACCGCCGAGGAGCTGGCCCAGCTCTCCGGCCGGGCCGTCAAGAAGCTGCCCACGCTGCGCGGCCGCACCGTCGTCAACCTCTTCTTCGAGGACTCCACCCGGACCAAGACCTCCTTCGAGGTCGCCGAGAAGCGCCTCTCGGCCGACGTCATCAACTTCTCCGCCAAGGGCTCCTCGGTCTCCAAGGGCGAGAGCCTGAAGGACACCGCGCTGACCCTGCAGGCCATGGGCGCCGACGCGGTGGTCATCCGCCACCACGCCTCCGGCGCGCCGGCCCGCCTCGCCCAGTCCGACTGGCTGCACGGCAGCGTGATCAACGCCGGTGACGGCACCCACGAGCACCCCACCCAGGCGCTGCTCGACGCCTTCACCATGCGTCGCCACCTCAACCCCGGCGCCGGCCACGACCTCGCGGGCCGCCGGGTCACGATCGTCGGCGACGTCCTGCACAGCCGGGTCGCCCGCTCCAACGTGCACCTGCTGGCCACCCTCGGTGCGCAGGTCACCTTCGTCGCCCCGCCGACGCTGCTGCCGATCGGCATCGAGAACTGGCCCTGCGAGATCAGCTACGACCTGGACCGCGTGCTGCCCAAGACCGACGCGCTGATGATGCTCCGGGTGCAGCGCGAGCGGATGAACGCCGCGTTCTTCCCGACCGAGCGCGAGTACAGCCGCCGCTACGGCATGAACGGCCTCCGGCTGGCCCAGCTGCCCGAGCACGCCATCGTGATGCACCCCGGTCCGATGGTCCGCGGCATGGAGATCACCGCCGAGGTCGCCGACTCGCCGCGCTGCACCGCGGTCGAGCAGGTCGCCAACGGCGTCTCCGTGCGGATGGCCGTGCTGTACCTGCTGCTCGGCGGAGCCACCCCCGCCGACACCCCCGCCGACGCCCCCCGCACCGACTCCGTGGAGACCGCTCAGTGA
- a CDS encoding dihydroorotase yields the protein MTSYLIRNAQILGGAPQDLLLADGVIKEIGTGLAAAADIEIDATGLLVLPGLVDLHTHLREPGREDAETVLTGTRAAAMGGFTAVHAMANTTPVADTAGVVEQVWRLGQEAGYCDVQPVGAVTVGLEGKKLAELGAMHESAANVRVFSDDGKCVDDAVLMRRALEYVKAFDGVVAQHAQEPRLTEGAQMNEGQVSGELGLGGWPAVAEESIIARDVLLAAHVGSRLHVCHVSTAGSVEIIRWAKAKGWDVTAEVTPHHLLLTDELVRSYDPVYKVNPPLRTAEDVQALRAALADGTIDAVATDHAPHPAEDKDCEWAVAAMGMVGLETALSVVQQTMVETGLLNWEGVADRMSHRPARIGRLTGHGRPVSVGEPANLVLFDPAYRGAVNPDSFATRSRNTPYKGLDLPGRVHATFLRGRATVLAGEPVEQDGTA from the coding sequence GTGACCAGCTACCTGATCCGCAACGCTCAGATCCTGGGCGGCGCCCCGCAGGACCTCCTCCTCGCCGACGGTGTGATCAAGGAGATCGGCACCGGCCTGGCGGCCGCGGCGGACATCGAGATCGACGCCACCGGGCTGCTCGTGCTGCCCGGCCTGGTCGACCTGCACACCCACCTGCGCGAGCCCGGCCGCGAGGACGCCGAGACCGTGCTCACCGGCACCCGGGCCGCCGCGATGGGCGGCTTCACCGCCGTGCACGCGATGGCCAACACCACCCCGGTGGCCGACACCGCCGGCGTCGTCGAGCAGGTCTGGCGGCTCGGCCAGGAGGCCGGCTACTGCGACGTGCAGCCGGTCGGCGCCGTCACCGTCGGCCTGGAGGGCAAGAAGCTCGCCGAGCTCGGCGCGATGCACGAGTCCGCCGCGAACGTCCGGGTCTTCTCCGACGACGGCAAGTGCGTGGACGACGCGGTGCTGATGCGCCGCGCCCTGGAGTACGTCAAGGCCTTCGACGGCGTCGTCGCCCAGCACGCGCAGGAGCCGCGGCTGACCGAGGGCGCCCAGATGAACGAGGGCCAGGTCTCCGGCGAGCTCGGGCTCGGCGGCTGGCCGGCCGTCGCCGAGGAGTCGATCATCGCCCGCGACGTGCTGCTCGCCGCGCACGTCGGCTCCCGGCTGCACGTCTGCCACGTCTCCACGGCCGGCTCGGTCGAGATCATCCGCTGGGCCAAGGCCAAGGGCTGGGACGTGACCGCCGAGGTCACCCCGCACCACCTGCTGCTCACCGACGAGCTGGTCCGCTCCTACGACCCGGTGTACAAGGTGAACCCGCCGCTGCGCACCGCCGAGGACGTCCAGGCGCTGCGCGCCGCGCTCGCCGACGGCACCATCGACGCCGTCGCCACCGACCACGCGCCGCACCCGGCCGAGGACAAGGACTGCGAGTGGGCCGTGGCCGCCATGGGCATGGTCGGCCTGGAGACCGCGCTGTCCGTCGTGCAGCAGACCATGGTCGAGACCGGCCTGCTGAACTGGGAGGGCGTCGCCGACCGGATGTCGCACCGCCCGGCCCGGATCGGCCGTCTCACCGGGCACGGCCGGCCGGTCTCGGTGGGTGAGCCCGCCAACCTGGTGCTGTTCGATCCCGCGTACCGTGGTGCCGTGAACCCGGACAGCTTCGCCACCCGCAGCCGCAACACCCCCTACAAGGGCCTTGACCTGCCCGGACGGGTGCACGCCACCTTCCTGCGCGGGCGCGCCACCGTGCTGGCCGGCGAGCCGGTCGAGCAGGACGGCACCGCGTGA
- the carA gene encoding glutamine-hydrolyzing carbamoyl-phosphate synthase small subunit produces the protein MTAPAPTTQRQRRERVPAVLVLEDGRTFRGQAYGAIGETFGEAVFNTGMSGYQETLTDPSYHRQVVAMTAPQIGNTGWNDEDDESQQIWVAGYVVRDPARVASNWRSRRSLDEELVRQGVVGISGIDTRALTRHLRERGAMRCGIFSGEALADQAELLARVQQAPEMKGADLCAEVATTEPYVVPAIGEKRFTVAALDLGIKAMTPQRMAERGIEVHVLPANSTLEDVYAVNPDGVFFSNGPGDPATADHQVAVAQGVLERKTPFFGICFGNQILGRALGFGTYKLKYGHRGINQPVQDRTTGKVEVTAHNHGFAVNAPLDKVSDTPYGRVQVSHVCLNDDVVEGLQALDVPAFSVQYHPEAAAGPHDAAYLFDRFVSLMEGQRA, from the coding sequence ATGACCGCACCTGCCCCCACCACGCAGCGCCAACGGCGGGAGCGTGTGCCCGCCGTGCTCGTCCTGGAGGACGGCCGGACCTTCCGCGGCCAGGCCTACGGCGCGATCGGCGAGACCTTCGGCGAGGCCGTCTTCAACACCGGCATGTCCGGTTACCAGGAGACCCTGACCGACCCGTCGTACCACCGCCAGGTGGTCGCGATGACCGCGCCGCAGATCGGCAACACCGGCTGGAACGACGAGGACGACGAGTCCCAGCAGATCTGGGTCGCCGGCTACGTCGTGCGCGACCCCGCCCGGGTCGCCTCCAACTGGCGCTCCCGCCGCTCGCTCGACGAGGAACTGGTCCGCCAGGGCGTCGTCGGCATCAGCGGCATCGACACCCGCGCGCTGACCCGCCACCTGCGCGAGCGCGGCGCGATGCGCTGCGGCATCTTCTCCGGCGAGGCGCTGGCCGACCAGGCCGAGCTGCTCGCCCGGGTGCAGCAGGCGCCCGAGATGAAGGGCGCCGACCTGTGCGCCGAGGTCGCCACCACCGAGCCGTACGTGGTGCCCGCGATCGGTGAGAAGCGCTTCACCGTCGCCGCGCTGGACCTCGGCATCAAGGCGATGACCCCGCAGCGGATGGCCGAGCGCGGCATCGAGGTGCACGTGCTCCCCGCCAACTCCACCCTGGAGGACGTCTACGCCGTCAACCCGGACGGCGTCTTCTTCTCCAACGGCCCGGGCGACCCGGCCACCGCCGACCACCAGGTCGCCGTGGCGCAGGGCGTGCTGGAGCGCAAGACCCCGTTCTTCGGGATCTGCTTCGGCAACCAGATCCTCGGCCGCGCCCTGGGCTTCGGCACCTACAAGCTCAAGTACGGCCACCGCGGCATCAACCAGCCGGTGCAGGACCGCACCACCGGCAAGGTCGAGGTGACCGCGCACAACCACGGCTTCGCCGTGAACGCCCCGCTGGACAAGGTGAGCGACACCCCGTACGGGCGGGTCCAGGTCTCCCACGTCTGCCTGAACGACGACGTGGTCGAGGGCCTGCAGGCGCTCGACGTCCCCGCCTTCAGCGTCCAGTACCACCCCGAAGCCGCTGCCGGCCCGCACGACGCCGCCTACCTCTTCGACCGTTTCGTGAGCCTCATGGAGGGCCAGCGTGCCTAA